Proteins encoded within one genomic window of Anopheles gambiae chromosome 3, idAnoGambNW_F1_1, whole genome shotgun sequence:
- the LOC1280061 gene encoding uncharacterized protein LOC1280061, whose amino-acid sequence MSRSLTAALCTVVLFAVICQQVSSHGYGRRHHGRHDHHHHHGHGHRRPHHWTPHPNIEIYSPKGIELSIQRLNATSQYFAFELYINNPGGDTPDVVQNATELVYGKYIVRDTEVIIKPGDALNLTTYMGFTDGGVLKNTIQFHVFRHMIRSNCTCENDTRSETTTKQPVYTLPPWSRSTTQTPRFTTPQPTSSTRRTTTPSPITPTTANWNQELFNGDYSDEGFDCEIDPETNLCSHASLLDVRNGARDERLPQKLIQAKPDRRYDASILKGIVEMVSEQCATKPRTNLLTLKSPEDSYDTSIDWRGYVQTVLKQSPKLARVADSAVVGASPNGKVIVFEMDTLLHKLLVLYQAREAGMTSVRDYDDVGKKY is encoded by the exons ATGTCTCGATCGCTCACCGCAGCGCTGTGTACGGTGGTGCTTTTTGCGGTGATCTGCCAGCAAGTGTCCAGCCATGGATATGGCCGTCGCCACCATGGCCGCcatgaccatcatcatcatcacgggCACGGGCATCGACGCCCGCACCACTGGACACCGCACCCAAACATCGAGATCTACAGCCCGAAAGGTATTGAGCTCTCCATCCAAAGGCTGAACGCTACATCGCAATACTTTGCGTTCGAGCTGTACATCAACAACCCGGGCGGGGATACGCCGGACGTGGTGCAGAACGCGACGGAGCTGGTGTACGGGAAGTACATTGTGCGCGATACGGAGGTGATCATCAAGCCGGGTGACGCGTTAAACCTAACAACCTACATGGGTTTTACCGATGGAGGAGTGCTAAAGAACACGATCCAGTTTCATGTGTTTC GACATATGATCAGAAGTAACTGTACCTGTGAGAATGACACCCGATCAGAAACTACCACAAAACAGCCAGTTTACACCTTACCGCCCTGGTCACGGTCCACAACCCAAACGCCACGATTCACTACTCCTCAACCAACTTCATCGACAAGAAGAACTACAACTCCTTCCCCGATCACACCCACTACCGCCAACTGGAACCAGGAATTGTTCAACGGTGACTATTCCGACGAAGGATTTGACTGTGAAATCGATCCCGAAACAAACCTTTGCTCGCACGCTTCGCTGTTGGACGTACGGAACGGAGCGAGGGACGAACGTCTCCCACAAAAACTCATCCAAGCCAAACCGGATCGGCGGTACGATGCAAGCATTTTGAAAGGTATCGTGGAGATGGTTAGTGAACAGTGTGCAACGAAACCACGCACCAACCTGCTAACCCTTAAGAGCCCGGAAGATTCGTACGATACGTCGATCGATTGGCGCGGATATGTGCAAACAGTGCTGAAACAATCGCCTAAGCTTGCCCGGGTTGCGGATAGCGCAGTGGTTGGTGCCAGCCCTAACGGGAAGGTGATCGTTTTCGAGATGGATACACTGCTCCACAAGCTGCTAGTGCTGTACCAGGCGCGCGAAGCCGGTATGACGTCCGTGAGGGACTACGATGATGTTGGCAAGAAATACTGA